Proteins from a genomic interval of Medicago truncatula cultivar Jemalong A17 chromosome 3, MtrunA17r5.0-ANR, whole genome shotgun sequence:
- the LOC11418225 gene encoding uncharacterized protein isoform X1, translating into MERLGWCLEFVLGESSIDSECIKELIKVNYSVTEINNRNMRMIMLKFLEDELLSKASIDEWMLELLEVLEKLLLIDCNDPSNPNPISHAMKSAYFYIAVECTVKYLEAGGTSNYLQAAVDRIWNRRFQKLEEGSYLLTPKWRLWKTLINDSLVDSQTMLRLASLSNTRKKAIKEVQRFLVDARNNLVGPSFLHSVAAPAQNQSHNESPMEVDKDNGRLKGKASTTIVVVEEMATSTSFSKIDPLPVNEAPKNKCNSVEFETFANDPVPDSICMTDIVRSDVAIEETNQEPQMENQSKDANVPNPQTCLNINNDEANLTKATSHHPSLMNPNSSARTHEWDDSIDGLQAGTSRGTSRIRLRSPETKKLSPLKEYEPKKITKRRKKKKWSQWEEDNLRTGIKLIGEGNWKSILRSYAFDERTEVDLKDKWRNLKRYESQ; encoded by the exons ATGGAAAGGTTAGGGTGGTGTTTGGAATTCGTTCTTGGAGAATCAAGTATAGATAGTGAGTGTATTAAGGAACTGATTAAAGTAAACTACTCAGTTACCGAAATCAATAATAGGAACATGAGAATGATTATGCTGAAGTTCCTTGAAGATGAGTTGTTGTCGAAAGCATCTATAGATGAATGGATGCTTGAACTTCTCGAGGTATTAGAAAAACTACTTCTAATTGATTGCAATGACccttcaaaccctaaccctattAGCCATGCCATGAAATCTGCTTATTTCTACATTGCTGTGGAATGTACAGTTAAGTACCTTGAAGCAGGTGGTACATCTAACTACCTCCAAGCAGCAGTTGACAGAATATGGAACCGTAGGTTTCAAAAATTGGAGGAGGGAAGTTATTTGTTAACTCCAAAATGGAGACTCTGGAAAACGCTTATCAATGATTCCCTTGTTGATTCACAAACCATGCTCAGACTTGCTTCATTGTCTAATACCAGAAAGAAAGCCATTAAAGAGGTTCAACGCTTTTTGGTGGATGCTCGGAATAACCTTGTTGGCCCTTCCTTTCTCCACTCTGTTGCTGCTCCTGCTCAAAATCAATCCCATAATG AGTCTCCCATGGAAGTCGACAAAGATAATGGAAGGCTTAAAGGCAAGGCTTCTACtactattgttgttgttgaggaaATGGCTACATCAACCAGCTTTAGCAAAATTGACCCTTTGCCTGTTAACGAGGCCCCAAAGAATAAATGCAATTCTGTGGAGTTCGAAACATTTGCAAACGATCCTGTGCCCGATTCAATTTGTATGACAGACATTGTAAGGTCTGATGTGGCAATTGAAGAAACGAACCAGGAGCCACAAATGGAAAACCAGAGTAAAGATGCAAATGTACCCAACCCACAAACTTGCCTAAATATTAACAATGATGAGGCAAATCTTACGAAGGCAACTTCCCATCATCCTAGCTTGATGAACCCAAATAGTTCTGCTCGTACTCATGAG TGGGATGATTCGATCGATGGATTGCAGGCAGGAACATCAAGGGGCACAAGTAGAATTCGTTTGCGCAGTCCAGAGACGAAGAAGCTTTCTCCATTGAAGGAGtatgaaccaaaaaaaattacgaaaaggagaaagaaaaaaaaatggagtcaaTGGGAAGAGGATAATCTAAGGACCGGAATTAAACT aattgGAGAAGGAAACTGGAaatcaattcttcgttcttatGCATTTGACGAAAGAACTGAA GTTGATTTAAAAGATAAGTGGAGAAATTTGAAGCGGTATGAAAGCCAatga
- the LOC11418225 gene encoding uncharacterized protein isoform X2 produces the protein MERLGWCLEFVLGESSIDSECIKELIKVNYSVTEINNRNMRMIMLKFLEDELLSKASIDEWMLELLEVLEKLLLIDCNDPSNPNPISHAMKSAYFYIAVECTVKYLEAGGTSNYLQAAVDRIWNRRFQKLEEGSYLLTPKWRLWKTLINDSLVDSQTMLRLASLSNTRKKAIKEVQRFLVDARNNLVGPSFLHSVAAPAQNQSHNESPMEVDKDNGRLKGKASTTIVVVEEMATSTSFSKIDPLPVNEAPKNKCNSVEFETFANDPVPDSICMTDIVRSDVAIEETNQEPQMENQSKDANVPNPQTCLNINNDEANLTKATSHHPSLMNPNSSARTHEAGTSRGTSRIRLRSPETKKLSPLKEYEPKKITKRRKKKKWSQWEEDNLRTGIKLIGEGNWKSILRSYAFDERTEVDLKDKWRNLKRYESQ, from the exons ATGGAAAGGTTAGGGTGGTGTTTGGAATTCGTTCTTGGAGAATCAAGTATAGATAGTGAGTGTATTAAGGAACTGATTAAAGTAAACTACTCAGTTACCGAAATCAATAATAGGAACATGAGAATGATTATGCTGAAGTTCCTTGAAGATGAGTTGTTGTCGAAAGCATCTATAGATGAATGGATGCTTGAACTTCTCGAGGTATTAGAAAAACTACTTCTAATTGATTGCAATGACccttcaaaccctaaccctattAGCCATGCCATGAAATCTGCTTATTTCTACATTGCTGTGGAATGTACAGTTAAGTACCTTGAAGCAGGTGGTACATCTAACTACCTCCAAGCAGCAGTTGACAGAATATGGAACCGTAGGTTTCAAAAATTGGAGGAGGGAAGTTATTTGTTAACTCCAAAATGGAGACTCTGGAAAACGCTTATCAATGATTCCCTTGTTGATTCACAAACCATGCTCAGACTTGCTTCATTGTCTAATACCAGAAAGAAAGCCATTAAAGAGGTTCAACGCTTTTTGGTGGATGCTCGGAATAACCTTGTTGGCCCTTCCTTTCTCCACTCTGTTGCTGCTCCTGCTCAAAATCAATCCCATAATG AGTCTCCCATGGAAGTCGACAAAGATAATGGAAGGCTTAAAGGCAAGGCTTCTACtactattgttgttgttgaggaaATGGCTACATCAACCAGCTTTAGCAAAATTGACCCTTTGCCTGTTAACGAGGCCCCAAAGAATAAATGCAATTCTGTGGAGTTCGAAACATTTGCAAACGATCCTGTGCCCGATTCAATTTGTATGACAGACATTGTAAGGTCTGATGTGGCAATTGAAGAAACGAACCAGGAGCCACAAATGGAAAACCAGAGTAAAGATGCAAATGTACCCAACCCACAAACTTGCCTAAATATTAACAATGATGAGGCAAATCTTACGAAGGCAACTTCCCATCATCCTAGCTTGATGAACCCAAATAGTTCTGCTCGTACTCATGAG GCAGGAACATCAAGGGGCACAAGTAGAATTCGTTTGCGCAGTCCAGAGACGAAGAAGCTTTCTCCATTGAAGGAGtatgaaccaaaaaaaattacgaaaaggagaaagaaaaaaaaatggagtcaaTGGGAAGAGGATAATCTAAGGACCGGAATTAAACT aattgGAGAAGGAAACTGGAaatcaattcttcgttcttatGCATTTGACGAAAGAACTGAA GTTGATTTAAAAGATAAGTGGAGAAATTTGAAGCGGTATGAAAGCCAatga